One part of the Streptomyces ferrugineus genome encodes these proteins:
- a CDS encoding MFS transporter yields the protein MADAARSHNDTAHDGGKTGRFTGMGPFMLVWSGQAISLVGNSVLRFAFVFETWSATGRATALTTLSLCALLPQVLLSPLAGAFVDRVRRRTALQLADGGGLLIVALLGVLHFTGGLHTWEVYGAVMLLGCAAAFQFPALGAAVPLLVDKRQLQRANSLLASAKSTADVGGPALGGLLVAFSGLGFILVADLVSFALALVAIRVVRLRGDGGAAKPKGGARGKLVAEAVEGMRFLFRFPSLRDLMLAFCFVNLVMVFGFAAVQPMVLARSGGETSALASVNTAIGVGGVVGGLLMAAWSGPRNRARGMLLGIIGMCLSAQVAMALVGGVVGWCAAILVGAALMPMINGTMQAIVQTKVDQEWHGRVFGAVMFLSQISVPLATAVSGPLADHVFEPQAAAGTGIFVVLGPLLGDGPGSGMAAMLLIAGLCGITVAVVGMSRRTVRDIDALLPDATTDTADDNPENRELVEG from the coding sequence GTGGCAGATGCGGCGCGCTCGCACAACGACACCGCGCACGACGGGGGAAAGACCGGCCGGTTCACCGGCATGGGTCCCTTCATGCTCGTCTGGAGCGGGCAGGCGATATCCCTGGTCGGCAACTCCGTCCTGCGGTTCGCCTTCGTCTTCGAGACCTGGTCGGCCACCGGCCGGGCCACCGCGCTCACCACGCTCTCGCTGTGCGCGCTGCTCCCCCAGGTGCTGCTGAGCCCGCTCGCCGGGGCCTTCGTCGACCGGGTCAGGCGGCGTACGGCGCTCCAGCTCGCGGACGGCGGCGGGCTGTTGATCGTGGCGCTGCTCGGCGTGCTGCACTTCACCGGCGGGCTGCACACCTGGGAGGTGTACGGCGCGGTGATGCTGCTCGGCTGCGCCGCCGCGTTCCAGTTCCCGGCGCTGGGCGCCGCCGTGCCGCTGCTGGTGGACAAGAGGCAGCTCCAGCGCGCGAACAGCCTGTTGGCGAGCGCCAAGAGCACGGCGGACGTCGGCGGTCCGGCGCTGGGCGGGCTGCTGGTGGCGTTCTCCGGGCTCGGCTTCATCCTGGTCGCCGACCTGGTGAGCTTCGCTCTCGCGCTGGTCGCGATCCGCGTCGTACGGCTGCGGGGGGACGGCGGCGCGGCGAAGCCGAAGGGCGGGGCGCGGGGGAAGCTCGTCGCCGAGGCCGTCGAGGGGATGCGGTTCCTGTTCCGGTTTCCGAGCCTGCGCGATCTGATGCTGGCGTTCTGCTTCGTCAACCTCGTCATGGTCTTCGGCTTCGCCGCCGTACAGCCGATGGTGCTGGCCCGGTCCGGGGGCGAGACGTCGGCGCTGGCGAGCGTCAACACCGCGATCGGGGTCGGCGGGGTCGTCGGCGGGCTGCTGATGGCGGCCTGGAGCGGGCCGAGGAACCGGGCCCGGGGCATGCTGCTCGGCATCATCGGCATGTGCCTGTCCGCCCAGGTGGCGATGGCGCTGGTGGGCGGGGTGGTCGGCTGGTGCGCGGCCATTCTCGTGGGCGCGGCGCTGATGCCGATGATCAACGGCACGATGCAGGCGATCGTGCAGACCAAGGTGGACCAGGAGTGGCACGGCCGGGTCTTCGGCGCGGTGATGTTCCTGTCGCAGATCTCCGTCCCGCTGGCCACGGCGGTCTCCGGCCCGCTCGCCGACCATGTCTTCGAACCGCAGGCCGCCGCCGGCACCGGGATCTTCGTGGTGCTCGGGCCGCTGCTGGGCGACGGTCCGGGCAGCGGCATGGCCGCCATGCTGCTCATCGCGGGCCTGTGCGGCATCACCGTCGCGGTGGTCGGCATGTCCCGGCGCACGGTGCGGGACATCGACGCGCTGCTGCCCGACGCCACCACCGACACCGCCGACGACAACCCCGAGAACAGAGAACTCGTGGAGGGCTGA
- a CDS encoding helix-turn-helix domain-containing protein → MSAEFPRISRLEPYLERTEPAPTLLKMLVGVQLAGIREDLGLSQDQAARAVGFSPAKLSRIEAGKSRRPPTEADVRKLLEHYRAEEYEVSLLLQLLRRAGEPGWWQRYDKRLMPEWFDRLVGLQEAATAIRTFELQYVPGLLQTDAYTRAVVERGLPTAPTREVLRRVELRTRRRELLYRPDAPQLWAIMDESVLLRVLGSREMMRAQLEHLVEMAQRPQVTVQIVPLDVTNASAPAMPITYLRFGGIDLPDIVYLEHIKSAAFLEDRDETEEYRLALDRLGDEALNPRESLERLRETAERYSRMGS, encoded by the coding sequence ATGTCCGCCGAGTTCCCTCGCATCTCCCGCCTGGAACCCTATCTGGAGCGGACCGAGCCCGCGCCGACCCTGCTGAAGATGCTGGTCGGCGTCCAGTTGGCGGGTATCCGGGAGGACCTCGGCCTGTCCCAGGACCAGGCGGCCCGTGCCGTGGGGTTCAGCCCGGCGAAGCTGTCGCGCATCGAGGCGGGCAAGAGCCGTCGGCCGCCCACTGAGGCCGACGTCCGCAAGCTGCTGGAGCACTACCGCGCCGAGGAGTACGAGGTCTCGCTGCTGCTGCAGTTGCTGCGGCGGGCCGGTGAGCCGGGGTGGTGGCAGCGTTACGACAAGCGGCTGATGCCGGAGTGGTTCGACCGGCTGGTCGGGCTGCAGGAGGCCGCGACGGCCATCCGTACCTTTGAACTGCAGTACGTCCCCGGTCTACTGCAGACCGACGCCTACACCCGAGCCGTGGTGGAGCGCGGGCTGCCGACGGCGCCGACCCGTGAGGTGCTGCGGCGGGTGGAGCTGCGGACGCGCCGGCGCGAGCTGCTGTACCGACCGGACGCGCCCCAGCTCTGGGCGATCATGGACGAGTCGGTGCTCCTGCGCGTCCTGGGCAGCCGTGAGATGATGCGCGCCCAGCTCGAGCACCTCGTGGAGATGGCCCAGCGGCCGCAGGTGACCGTGCAGATCGTGCCGCTGGACGTGACCAACGCCTCGGCGCCGGCCATGCCGATCACCTATCTCCGGTTCGGCGGCATCGATCTGCCCGACATCGTCTACCTGGAGCACATCAAGAGCGCGGCCTTCCTGGAGGACCGCGACGAGACCGAGGAGTACCGCCTCGCCCTGGACCGGCTGGGTGACGAGGCCCTCAACCCGCGCGAGTCCCTGGAGCGGCTGCGCGAGACGGCGGAGCGGTACTCCCGCATGGGCTCATGA
- a CDS encoding non-ribosomal peptide synthetase — protein MHGRFEEQARRTPAATALVCGDERLSYGELDARAARLAALLRRRGVRPGALVGVHLERSAEMVVALLGALKAGAGYVMLDPDFPAERLRGMAADARVAVVVSRRGCQQPLPSVESVAVEDAEHSGPLEPGSVAVRPHDPACVMFTSGSTGRPKGIVASHSAITGTLTGQDFASFGSGAVWLQCSPVSWDAFALELWGPLLGGGRCVLHPGQRPDPVLMADLVDRHAVTSLYLSASLFHVIVDEYPRALDGVRELIVGGEPMSPAHAARALERHPGLRLSNGYGPVEGMVFLTVHPVTAEEVRDGRPVPIGRPLNGKRLRVLDEGLRPVADGETGELYAAGAGVALGYRGRPGLTAERFVADPYGPAGELMYRTGDLVRRRADGVLEYLGRADDQVKIRGFRVEPGEVETVLAGHPGVVRAAVVARPDSTGDKRLVAYVVPGDPRPSEGELREHAARVLADYLVPAAFVLLDALPLTPNGKLDRAALPEPGPITGSLASASAREPSGEVERALCGLFSEVLGVASVGPEDDFFDLGGNSLMVTRLLGRIRLTLSAPIDVRTLFECRTPAALVPHVARAERDEPAAAPAPPPDGGALALSYAQRRLWFLDRVDAGTAYTLPVLVRLRGGIDAEALRAALADVAARQTVLRTVFEERDGEPGQRVLNGDAARPRLRQVDVDAGELAGAVAEAARHRFDLAAELPLHAVLFGVRDRPGEHALLLVLHHIAGDGWSLPPLFRDLSHAYAARASGAEPGLAPLPVPYAEFARRQAERLGSAHAPGSLAAAQLDFWHKALADLPPGGPLLPRRPGRPAVPGRDAATVVRRLDAAAHARIVEVARAQGATLFMALHAALAAVLVRAGAGEDLAVGSPIAGRGHDGTVDDVVGFFVNMLVLRTDASGDPTVRQLLARTRETALDAFAHQDMPFEEVVEALNPVRPPGRQPFTEVVLALQNNARAGVDLPGARAGVEPLRTGTARFELLVDVTDDHSPSGAPDGMTLVFEYRTSCLEPEFVQWLADAVVEALCAAADEPDRPLSRLPLPEPPRRADAGRDTVRAPAVATGTPADSALHREIAAVWSDVLGVDGVGPHDDFFRLGGNSLRAVRVAARLTGAGRTVTAAQLFTSPTVAALAAELERAPADTPAAPAPIPRRPRVPRQPGREGRTDTGQKEVPWS, from the coding sequence GTGCATGGACGCTTCGAGGAACAGGCCCGGCGGACACCGGCGGCGACCGCGCTGGTGTGCGGTGACGAGCGGCTGAGCTACGGCGAACTCGACGCCCGCGCCGCCCGGTTGGCCGCGCTGCTGCGGCGGCGCGGGGTGCGGCCGGGGGCCCTGGTGGGCGTGCACCTCGAGCGGTCCGCGGAGATGGTGGTGGCGCTGCTCGGCGCGCTGAAGGCCGGCGCCGGCTACGTGATGCTCGACCCGGACTTCCCGGCGGAGCGGCTGCGCGGGATGGCGGCCGACGCGCGGGTCGCCGTGGTCGTGTCGCGGCGGGGGTGCCAACAGCCGCTGCCCTCCGTCGAGTCGGTGGCGGTGGAGGACGCCGAGCACTCCGGACCTCTTGAGCCCGGGTCCGTGGCCGTACGGCCGCACGACCCCGCCTGCGTCATGTTCACCTCCGGCTCCACCGGCCGACCGAAGGGCATCGTCGCCTCCCACTCCGCGATCACCGGGACGCTGACCGGGCAGGACTTCGCCTCCTTCGGGAGCGGCGCGGTGTGGTTGCAGTGCTCGCCGGTGTCCTGGGACGCGTTCGCGCTGGAGCTGTGGGGTCCGCTGCTGGGCGGCGGCCGGTGCGTCCTGCATCCCGGGCAGCGGCCCGACCCGGTGCTGATGGCGGACCTGGTCGACCGGCACGCCGTGACGTCCCTGTACCTCTCCGCCTCCCTGTTCCATGTGATCGTCGACGAGTACCCGCGCGCCCTCGACGGAGTGCGCGAACTGATCGTCGGCGGCGAGCCGATGTCGCCCGCGCACGCGGCCCGCGCCCTGGAACGCCACCCCGGGCTGCGGCTGAGCAACGGCTACGGCCCGGTCGAGGGCATGGTCTTCCTGACCGTCCATCCGGTCACCGCCGAGGAGGTGCGGGACGGAAGGCCGGTGCCGATCGGGCGCCCGCTCAACGGCAAGCGGCTGCGGGTGCTCGACGAGGGGCTGCGGCCCGTCGCGGACGGGGAGACCGGTGAGCTGTACGCCGCCGGGGCGGGTGTCGCGCTGGGCTACCGCGGCCGGCCCGGGCTGACCGCCGAGCGGTTCGTGGCCGATCCCTACGGGCCCGCAGGCGAGCTGATGTACCGCACGGGGGACCTGGTGCGGCGGCGGGCGGACGGGGTGCTGGAGTATCTCGGGCGGGCCGATGACCAGGTGAAGATCCGCGGGTTCCGGGTGGAGCCCGGCGAGGTGGAGACGGTCCTGGCCGGGCATCCGGGGGTCGTCCGGGCGGCTGTGGTCGCGCGTCCCGACAGCACGGGTGACAAGCGGCTCGTCGCCTACGTCGTCCCAGGTGATCCGCGGCCGTCCGAGGGCGAGTTGCGCGAGCACGCCGCCCGTGTGCTGGCCGACTATCTGGTGCCGGCCGCCTTCGTGCTCCTGGACGCCCTGCCCCTCACCCCCAACGGCAAGCTGGACCGCGCCGCCCTGCCGGAGCCCGGCCCGATCACCGGCTCGCTCGCCTCGGCGTCCGCGCGGGAGCCGTCGGGCGAGGTCGAGCGGGCGCTGTGCGGGCTGTTCTCCGAGGTGCTGGGGGTGGCGTCGGTCGGTCCCGAGGACGACTTCTTCGACCTCGGCGGCAACTCGCTGATGGTGACCCGGCTGCTGGGCCGGATCCGGCTGACGCTGAGCGCGCCGATCGACGTACGGACGCTGTTCGAGTGCCGGACGCCGGCGGCGCTGGTGCCGCACGTGGCGAGGGCGGAGCGGGACGAACCGGCCGCCGCACCCGCCCCGCCGCCGGACGGGGGCGCGCTTGCCCTGTCGTACGCCCAGCGCCGCCTCTGGTTCCTCGACCGGGTCGACGCCGGTACCGCCTACACCCTCCCGGTGCTGGTGCGGCTGCGCGGCGGGATCGACGCCGAGGCCCTTCGGGCGGCCCTCGCGGACGTGGCCGCGCGGCAGACGGTGCTGCGTACCGTCTTCGAGGAGCGCGACGGTGAACCGGGGCAGCGGGTGCTGAACGGCGACGCGGCCCGGCCCCGGCTCAGGCAGGTCGACGTCGATGCCGGTGAGTTGGCGGGGGCCGTCGCCGAGGCCGCCCGGCATCGCTTCGACCTCGCGGCCGAACTCCCCCTGCACGCCGTGCTGTTCGGGGTCCGGGACCGGCCCGGTGAGCACGCCCTCCTGCTCGTGCTGCACCACATCGCGGGCGACGGCTGGTCGCTGCCCCCGCTGTTCCGGGACCTGTCGCACGCCTACGCCGCCCGGGCCTCCGGTGCCGAGCCGGGGCTGGCCCCGCTGCCCGTCCCGTACGCCGAATTCGCGCGGCGTCAGGCGGAGCGGCTCGGCTCGGCGCACGCGCCGGGGTCGCTCGCGGCGGCCCAGCTCGACTTCTGGCACAAGGCCCTCGCCGATCTCCCGCCCGGCGGGCCGCTGCTCCCCCGCCGCCCGGGGCGCCCCGCCGTGCCGGGCCGGGACGCCGCCACCGTCGTACGGCGGCTGGACGCGGCGGCGCACGCGCGGATCGTCGAAGTGGCGCGGGCACAGGGCGCGACGCTCTTCATGGCGCTGCACGCCGCTCTCGCCGCCGTGCTGGTGCGGGCGGGGGCGGGCGAGGATCTGGCGGTCGGGTCGCCGATCGCCGGGCGCGGGCACGACGGCACGGTGGACGACGTCGTCGGGTTCTTCGTCAACATGCTGGTGCTGCGCACCGACGCCTCCGGCGACCCCACCGTCCGGCAACTGCTCGCCCGCACGCGGGAGACGGCTCTGGACGCCTTCGCCCACCAGGACATGCCGTTCGAGGAGGTCGTGGAGGCGCTCAATCCCGTACGGCCGCCGGGACGGCAGCCGTTCACGGAGGTGGTGCTGGCGTTGCAGAACAACGCCCGCGCCGGCGTGGACCTGCCCGGTGCCCGGGCCGGGGTGGAGCCGTTACGCACCGGCACCGCGCGGTTCGAGCTGCTGGTCGACGTGACGGACGATCACTCCCCGTCGGGGGCGCCGGACGGCATGACGCTGGTCTTCGAGTACCGGACCTCGTGTCTGGAGCCGGAGTTCGTCCAGTGGCTGGCGGACGCGGTCGTCGAGGCGCTGTGCGCGGCGGCCGACGAGCCGGACCGTCCGCTGTCCCGGCTTCCGCTGCCCGAGCCTCCCCGGCGTGCGGACGCGGGCCGGGACACGGTCCGCGCCCCCGCCGTCGCCACCGGCACCCCGGCGGACTCCGCACTGCACCGGGAGATCGCCGCCGTCTGGTCCGACGTCCTCGGCGTCGACGGCGTCGGCCCGCACGACGACTTCTTCCGGCTCGGCGGCAACTCGCTGCGCGCGGTGCGGGTCGCGGCCCGTCTCACCGGCGCCGGGCGCACGGTGACCGCCGCCCAGCTCTTCACCTCGCCCACCGTCGCCGCCCTCGCCGCCGAGCTGGAGCGGGCACCGGCCGACACACCCGCGGCACCGGCGCCCATCCCGCGCCGGCCGCGCGTGCCCCGACAGCCCGGCCGCGAGGGCCGTACCGACACAGGTCAGAAGGAGGTGCCATGGAGCTGA
- a CDS encoding MbtH family protein — MTTNPFEDEDGTYLVLTNAQGQHSLWPDEIAVPDGWDVALTASSRAECLAFVEEHWTDIRPTRTGAHA; from the coding sequence ATGACCACCAACCCCTTCGAGGACGAGGACGGCACCTATCTCGTGCTCACCAACGCCCAGGGCCAGCACTCGCTGTGGCCCGACGAGATCGCCGTGCCGGACGGGTGGGACGTGGCGCTGACCGCGAGCAGCCGTGCCGAGTGCCTCGCCTTCGTCGAGGAGCACTGGACGGACATACGTCCCACCCGCACGGGTGCACATGCCTGA
- a CDS encoding SAM-dependent methyltransferase — MEPGKLSTSIDATVPTAARMYDHYLGGKDNYASDRAACEELDKVVPSTRALALNNRRFLQRVVGTLAGEYGIRQFLDHGSGLPTQNNVHQVAQAVDPSSRVVYVDNDPMVLVHGRALLDQNDNTAVIHADMRDTDGIFAHDDTKRLIDFSQPVAVLFNSVFHCIPDSDTDGPLAVARRVRDRLAPGSYMVMCQLVSEDPEVRDFVTDFMDQATQGHWGRVRQEKDVAEYFEGLEILDPGLVEVSTWRPDTEVTPRQLTMEWIEYGGVGRLP; from the coding sequence ATGGAGCCTGGAAAGCTGTCCACGTCGATCGATGCCACGGTCCCGACGGCCGCGCGCATGTACGACCACTACCTCGGAGGCAAGGACAACTACGCCTCGGACCGAGCCGCCTGCGAAGAGCTGGACAAGGTCGTCCCCAGCACCCGCGCCCTCGCGCTGAACAACCGGCGCTTCCTCCAGCGCGTGGTCGGCACGCTCGCCGGCGAGTACGGCATCCGGCAGTTCCTCGACCACGGCTCCGGCCTGCCCACCCAGAACAACGTCCACCAGGTCGCGCAGGCCGTCGACCCGTCCTCGCGCGTGGTGTACGTCGACAACGACCCGATGGTCCTGGTCCACGGCCGCGCCCTGCTGGACCAGAACGACAACACCGCCGTCATCCACGCCGACATGCGCGACACCGACGGCATCTTCGCCCACGACGACACCAAGCGCCTGATCGACTTCTCGCAGCCGGTGGCCGTGCTGTTCAACTCGGTGTTCCACTGCATCCCCGACAGCGACACCGACGGCCCGCTCGCCGTTGCCCGCCGCGTGCGCGATCGCCTCGCGCCCGGCAGCTACATGGTGATGTGCCAGCTGGTCAGCGAGGACCCCGAGGTCCGCGACTTCGTCACCGACTTCATGGACCAGGCGACGCAGGGCCACTGGGGCCGGGTGCGCCAGGAGAAGGACGTCGCGGAGTACTTCGAGGGCCTGGAGATCCTGGACCCCGGCCTGGTGGAGGTCTCCACCTGGCGCCCCGACACCGAGGTGACGCCGCGTCAGCTGACCATGGAGTGGATCGAGTACGGCGGCGTGGGCCGACTCCCGTAG
- a CDS encoding ATP-binding protein, which translates to MSLPAYEGLRLPSGPASPAGSTATQQARPDASGPRPRLTGPEPPLTSPRSAVLPLAGAEQGCGQARDFVRRTLESWELGHCGPDALMVVTELLANAVLHAAPRPAARRAPADAEAEIWLRLSIRRPAHLVCAVTDPSDHPPVYPHTSDPFDEHGRGLRIIDALSEHWGWTRRHPMGKTVWAMLPTTDQP; encoded by the coding sequence GTGTCCTTACCTGCGTACGAAGGGCTCCGACTGCCCAGCGGCCCTGCGTCACCCGCGGGTTCGACCGCGACGCAGCAGGCGCGCCCCGACGCCTCCGGTCCGCGTCCTCGGCTCACCGGGCCCGAACCCCCGCTCACCTCGCCGCGATCCGCCGTCCTGCCCCTGGCGGGCGCCGAACAGGGCTGCGGCCAGGCCCGCGACTTCGTCCGCCGCACCCTGGAGAGCTGGGAGCTGGGCCACTGCGGCCCCGACGCCCTCATGGTGGTCACCGAGCTGCTCGCCAACGCCGTACTGCACGCCGCACCCCGCCCCGCGGCCCGCCGCGCCCCCGCCGACGCCGAGGCCGAGATCTGGCTCCGCCTCAGCATCCGCCGCCCCGCCCACCTGGTCTGCGCGGTCACCGACCCCAGCGACCACCCGCCGGTGTACCCGCACACGAGCGACCCCTTCGACGAGCACGGCCGCGGGCTGCGCATCATCGACGCCTTGTCCGAACACTGGGGCTGGACGAGAAGACACCCCATGGGCAAAACGGTCTGGGCCATGCTCCCCACGACGGACCAGCCCTGA
- a CDS encoding DUF397 domain-containing protein codes for MPTAQNGVRASSLGVRWIKSRHSNAEGNCVEVASLGDGSVAMRNSRHPDGPALVYTPAEISAFLAGAKDGEFDHLV; via the coding sequence GTGCCAACAGCACAGAACGGCGTACGGGCAAGCTCGTTGGGCGTCCGCTGGATCAAGAGCCGGCACAGCAATGCCGAGGGCAACTGCGTCGAGGTGGCCTCCCTCGGCGACGGCAGTGTCGCGATGCGCAATTCCCGTCACCCCGATGGCCCGGCCCTCGTCTACACCCCGGCCGAGATCTCGGCCTTCCTGGCGGGCGCCAAGGACGGGGAGTTCGACCACCTCGTGTGA
- a CDS encoding MBL fold metallo-hydrolase produces the protein MTSPLPHPDHPAAPLSRRRFTHLAALTLTAGAGALPLATPASATTSAAQAYYDRARALAGDDQVLLTLVKALTPGAVVPRPPAPQPLLLFDNVAMLSVGWVSATAVLTDDGIVLIDALTSPEEAEGTVVAGLRTLGADPHTIKYIVVTHGHDDHYGGAQHLADHYGARILMTPADWNLTAHSDSPHAPTRDLDITDGQRLTLGATTIHLHHTPGHTPGTVSPIFPVHTGPHRHTAMLWGGTNPPPTPAELRTYLSSIHTFRTHMHQAGTDVELSNHPNDYGLQRAEQLRTDPHGPNPFILGAPRTQRYMRVMDLMLRGRLADAETTADDG, from the coding sequence GTGACCTCCCCCTTACCGCACCCCGATCACCCGGCCGCCCCCCTCTCCAGGCGCCGCTTCACCCACCTCGCGGCCCTCACCCTCACGGCCGGAGCCGGCGCCCTCCCCCTGGCCACACCGGCGAGCGCCACCACATCAGCCGCCCAGGCGTACTACGACCGCGCCCGCGCACTGGCCGGAGACGACCAGGTGCTCCTCACCCTCGTGAAGGCACTGACCCCCGGCGCCGTAGTACCCCGCCCACCCGCGCCGCAGCCGCTGCTGCTCTTCGACAACGTGGCCATGCTGAGCGTGGGCTGGGTCTCCGCGACGGCCGTACTGACGGACGACGGCATCGTGCTGATCGACGCCCTCACCTCCCCGGAGGAGGCGGAAGGCACCGTCGTAGCGGGCCTGCGCACGCTGGGAGCCGACCCGCACACCATCAAGTACATCGTGGTCACCCACGGCCACGACGACCACTACGGCGGCGCACAGCACCTCGCCGACCACTACGGCGCCCGCATCCTGATGACACCGGCCGACTGGAACCTGACGGCCCACTCCGACTCACCCCACGCCCCCACCCGGGACCTGGACATCACCGACGGCCAACGCCTCACGCTCGGCGCCACCACCATCCACCTGCACCACACCCCGGGCCACACCCCCGGCACCGTCTCCCCGATCTTCCCCGTCCACACCGGCCCCCACCGCCACACGGCCATGCTCTGGGGCGGCACCAACCCACCCCCCACCCCCGCCGAACTCCGCACCTACCTGTCCTCCATCCACACCTTCCGCACCCACATGCACCAAGCAGGCACGGACGTGGAACTCTCCAACCACCCCAACGACTACGGCCTCCAACGAGCCGAACAACTACGCACCGACCCCCACGGCCCCAACCCCTTCATCCTCGGCGCCCCGCGCACCCAGCGGTACATGAGGGTGATGGACCTGATGCTCCGCGGCAGACTGGCGGACGCCGAGACAACAGCCGACGACGGCTGA
- a CDS encoding MupA/Atu3671 family FMN-dependent luciferase-like monooxygenase — MELSVMFFGADAPGGSAARHSEAYDDILTVARTADRLGFHAIWTPERHFQQVGQVFPSPPVLSAALAVATERINIRAGSVILPLHHPLRIAEDWAVVDNLSHGRIGLSAATGWHSADFVLAPDHYEGRRERTLRDIPLLRRLWAGEAAEFTDGTGAEVTVLPQPRPVQHTLPLWLTTSGNPATWEAAGGLRTGVLGATVGQSREELAEKIGRYRAACAAAPEQGGTDAHGRVTLMAHTFVGADDEEARRLTAAPLKRYLQSYVRQTTANRTADRATAELTEEQTALLAEFAFHRYLTWGSLLGSAESCRKMLADLRELGCDEVACFVDFGLGRDEMLAGLHRLAELREDVA, encoded by the coding sequence ATGGAGCTGAGCGTGATGTTCTTCGGCGCGGACGCCCCCGGCGGGAGCGCGGCCCGCCACAGCGAGGCCTACGACGACATCCTCACCGTCGCCCGGACCGCGGACCGGCTCGGCTTTCACGCGATCTGGACGCCCGAGCGGCACTTCCAGCAGGTGGGGCAGGTGTTCCCCAGCCCGCCGGTGCTCAGCGCGGCGCTCGCGGTGGCCACCGAGCGGATCAACATCCGGGCGGGCAGCGTGATCCTGCCGCTGCACCATCCGCTGCGGATCGCGGAGGACTGGGCGGTCGTCGACAACCTCTCGCACGGCCGGATCGGCCTGTCGGCGGCGACGGGCTGGCACTCCGCCGACTTCGTACTGGCCCCCGACCACTACGAGGGCCGCCGCGAGCGGACCCTGCGGGACATCCCGCTGCTGCGCCGGCTGTGGGCGGGCGAGGCGGCCGAGTTCACCGACGGCACCGGCGCCGAGGTCACCGTCCTGCCGCAGCCCCGGCCCGTGCAGCACACCCTGCCGCTGTGGCTGACCACCTCCGGCAACCCGGCGACCTGGGAGGCCGCCGGAGGTCTGCGCACCGGCGTCCTGGGGGCGACCGTCGGGCAGAGCAGGGAGGAGCTGGCCGAGAAGATCGGCCGGTACCGGGCCGCCTGCGCCGCCGCGCCGGAGCAGGGCGGCACCGACGCGCACGGCCGGGTGACGCTGATGGCGCACACGTTCGTCGGCGCGGACGACGAGGAGGCACGGCGGCTGACGGCCGCACCGCTCAAGCGGTATCTGCAGTCGTACGTACGGCAGACCACGGCGAACCGCACGGCCGACAGGGCGACGGCGGAGCTGACCGAGGAACAGACCGCGCTGCTCGCCGAGTTCGCCTTCCACCGCTATCTGACCTGGGGCAGTCTGCTCGGCTCCGCCGAGAGCTGCCGCAAGATGCTCGCCGATCTGCGCGAGCTGGGCTGTGACGAGGTCGCCTGCTTCGTGGACTTCGGCCTCGGCCGCGACGAGATGCTGGCCGGGCTGCACCGGCTGGCCGAACTCCGGGAGGACGTGGCGTGA